One region of Flavobacterium sp. KACC 22763 genomic DNA includes:
- a CDS encoding DUF4270 domain-containing protein, which translates to MYKTSFFKKSLLAVLAVFLYSCDKDFNAIGDGLVGDDHFGLESEKYDVIAFNQEVTPIQSNNMTPNALGIFDNPLFGTTTANFVTQVGLTSYAPTIGASAVIDSVKIEIPYFSHITATDKDGNNTYELDSIYGDKNGKLKLSVYESGIQMRSSYFSGGNQLPQFYYTDQNTEFSNKKIGERLNNGGVLENDEFYFNAKEIVIKTTDPTTKAVTTERKKPQMTLHLNPQFFQDKILNAAASKLSSEDVFQEYFRGLYFNVEKSGSSPSNMALMNFSEGKITIYYRAKTESTADADDAIEVKKIEMNLKGASATTSNTANFLDDARNPEYVSAITTNVNKTDGDEKLYLKGGQGSLAIIKLFNQTDVLSYNSAGEPVSGGNGVPDELDGIRSNVVLKNWKVNEANLVFYIDAAKMAGTEEPNRVYLYNLTNNTVLADYSADASSAYGGLITVGSDKRGTSYKIRITSHFRNLIKDATAKNVDLGLVVSQSATTLTFNALKNKIQINDNPIEYFSAAPRTSVMNPLGTVLFGGKKGGSPDSEQEKKRLKLEVYYTKPN; encoded by the coding sequence ATGTATAAAACTTCTTTTTTTAAGAAATCTCTTTTAGCTGTACTGGCTGTTTTTTTATATTCTTGTGACAAAGATTTCAATGCGATTGGTGATGGTTTAGTTGGTGATGATCACTTTGGACTTGAGTCTGAAAAATATGATGTTATAGCTTTTAATCAAGAAGTTACTCCTATTCAGTCAAATAATATGACGCCAAATGCGCTAGGTATTTTTGATAATCCGCTTTTTGGGACTACAACTGCAAATTTTGTAACTCAGGTGGGATTGACCTCTTATGCTCCAACAATTGGGGCGTCTGCTGTAATTGATAGTGTAAAAATAGAAATTCCATATTTTAGTCATATTACGGCTACTGATAAAGACGGGAACAACACTTATGAGTTAGATTCTATTTACGGAGATAAAAACGGAAAACTAAAATTAAGTGTTTATGAATCTGGAATCCAGATGAGAAGTAGTTATTTTAGTGGTGGTAACCAGTTACCGCAGTTTTATTATACAGATCAAAACACAGAATTCTCTAATAAAAAAATTGGAGAAAGACTAAATAATGGTGGTGTTTTAGAGAATGATGAGTTTTATTTTAATGCAAAAGAGATTGTAATCAAAACGACTGATCCTACTACAAAAGCAGTAACAACGGAGAGAAAAAAGCCTCAGATGACTCTGCATCTTAATCCACAATTTTTTCAAGATAAAATATTGAATGCAGCAGCTTCTAAACTTTCATCTGAAGATGTTTTTCAAGAATATTTCAGAGGTCTGTATTTTAATGTTGAAAAATCTGGATCTAGTCCAAGTAATATGGCTCTGATGAATTTTAGTGAAGGTAAAATTACGATTTATTATAGAGCTAAAACGGAATCTACAGCAGATGCTGATGATGCTATAGAGGTTAAGAAGATCGAAATGAATTTAAAAGGTGCTTCTGCAACAACATCAAATACAGCTAATTTTCTAGATGATGCGCGAAATCCTGAGTATGTAAGTGCTATAACGACAAACGTTAATAAGACGGATGGAGATGAAAAGCTCTATTTAAAAGGGGGACAGGGATCTTTAGCTATTATAAAACTTTTTAATCAGACCGATGTATTGAGTTATAATTCTGCTGGTGAACCTGTAAGCGGCGGAAATGGTGTTCCTGATGAGCTGGATGGAATTAGGAGTAATGTTGTGCTTAAGAACTGGAAAGTTAATGAAGCGAACTTAGTATTCTATATTGATGCCGCTAAAATGGCAGGGACAGAAGAGCCAAATAGAGTGTATTTGTATAATTTGACAAATAATACTGTTTTAGCAGATTATTCTGCAGATGCCTCTTCTGCTTATGGAGGTTTGATTACTGTGGGTTCCGATAAAAGAGGAACAAGTTATAAAATTAGAATCACAAGCCATTTTCGTAATTTAATTAAGGATGCAACGGCTAAAAATGTTGATTTAGGACTGGTTGTTTCTCAAAGTGCTACAACGCTTACATTTAATGCGTTAAAGAACAAGATTCAAATTAATGATAATCCAATTGAATATTTTTCTGCGGCACCAAGAACATCAGTTATGAATCCTTTGGGTACAGTCTTATTTGGAGGGAAAAAAGGAGGTTCGCCTGATTCAGAACAAGAAAAGAAAAGACTGAAACTCGAAGTATACTACACGAAACCAAATTAA
- the glmS gene encoding glutamine--fructose-6-phosphate transaminase (isomerizing), with translation MCGIVGYIGHREAYPIVIKGLKRLEYRGYDSAGVMLYDEEAGIKVCKTKGKVSDLEAKANEGFTTNGNIGIGHTRWATHGVPNDVNSHPHLSNSGDLAIIHNGIIENYAPLKEELIKRGYTFKSDTDTEVLVNLIEEVQKKENIKLGKAVQIALNQVVGAYAIAVFDKKNPNELVAARLGSPLAIGVGEGEYFVASDASPFIEYTSNAVYLEDGEMANIRLHKPIKIRKIQDDSLVDPYIQELQMNLEQIEKGGYDHFMLKEIYEQPSVIKDTYRGRLHANEGIVQMAGVEDNLEKFLNAKRILIVACGTSWHAGLVAEYIFEEFTRIPVEVEYASEFRYRNPIINKDDVVIAISQSGETADTMAAIKLAKENGAFVFGVCNVVGSSISRESHAGAYTHAGPEIGVASTKAFTTQITVLTMIALRLGKAKGTLSNTDFHTYLQELEIIPEKVSEALETNDKAKEIAAAFKDSPNCLYLGRGYNFPVALEGALKLKEISYIHAEGYPAAEMKHGPIALIDELMPVIVIAPKQGHYDKIVSNIQEIKSRSGKIIAVVTKGDTQVRELADYVIEIPETSDALSPLVTTIPLQLLSYYIAVMRGCNVDQPRNLAKSVTVE, from the coding sequence ATGTGTGGAATTGTTGGATATATCGGTCACCGAGAGGCTTATCCTATTGTGATAAAAGGATTAAAGCGTCTTGAGTACAGAGGATATGATAGTGCCGGCGTTATGTTGTATGACGAAGAGGCAGGTATTAAAGTTTGTAAAACAAAAGGTAAGGTTTCTGACCTTGAAGCTAAAGCCAATGAAGGTTTTACAACAAACGGAAATATTGGAATTGGACACACGCGTTGGGCAACTCACGGGGTTCCTAATGACGTGAATTCGCATCCTCATCTTTCTAATTCTGGAGATTTGGCAATCATCCATAACGGAATTATAGAGAATTATGCGCCTTTGAAAGAGGAGCTTATCAAAAGAGGTTATACTTTTAAGTCAGATACAGATACTGAAGTTTTAGTTAATTTAATAGAAGAAGTTCAAAAGAAAGAAAATATTAAATTAGGTAAAGCGGTTCAGATTGCGTTGAACCAAGTTGTTGGTGCGTATGCAATTGCTGTTTTTGATAAAAAAAATCCAAACGAACTTGTTGCGGCTAGATTAGGAAGTCCGTTGGCAATTGGAGTTGGAGAAGGAGAGTATTTTGTTGCTTCTGATGCTTCCCCATTTATAGAATATACTTCTAATGCGGTTTATTTGGAAGATGGCGAAATGGCTAATATCAGATTGCACAAGCCAATTAAAATTAGAAAAATCCAGGATGACTCTTTAGTTGATCCTTACATTCAAGAACTTCAAATGAACTTGGAGCAGATTGAAAAAGGAGGGTATGATCATTTCATGCTTAAAGAAATTTACGAACAGCCAAGTGTAATTAAAGATACTTACAGAGGAAGACTTCATGCAAATGAAGGAATTGTTCAGATGGCAGGTGTTGAAGATAACTTGGAGAAATTCTTAAATGCAAAACGTATTTTAATCGTAGCGTGCGGAACTTCTTGGCATGCAGGTTTAGTAGCAGAATACATCTTTGAAGAATTTACACGTATTCCTGTAGAGGTAGAATATGCTTCTGAGTTTAGATACAGAAACCCAATCATCAATAAAGATGACGTAGTTATTGCGATTTCACAATCTGGTGAAACTGCTGATACTATGGCGGCTATTAAATTGGCTAAAGAAAACGGAGCATTTGTATTTGGAGTTTGTAACGTAGTGGGTTCTTCTATTTCTAGAGAGAGCCATGCGGGTGCTTATACACATGCAGGACCAGAAATTGGAGTGGCTTCTACAAAAGCATTTACTACTCAGATTACAGTTTTAACGATGATTGCTTTACGTTTAGGAAAAGCAAAAGGAACGTTGTCAAATACAGATTTCCATACGTATCTTCAAGAATTAGAAATCATTCCTGAGAAAGTGTCTGAAGCTTTAGAAACAAATGATAAAGCTAAAGAAATTGCCGCTGCTTTTAAAGATTCGCCAAACTGTCTTTATTTAGGTAGAGGATACAATTTCCCAGTTGCTTTAGAAGGAGCGTTGAAATTAAAAGAGATTTCATATATCCACGCAGAAGGTTATCCAGCTGCTGAGATGAAGCATGGTCCGATTGCTTTAATTGACGAATTAATGCCAGTTATTGTGATTGCTCCAAAACAAGGACATTACGATAAAATTGTAAGTAATATTCAGGAAATTAAATCAAGAAGCGGTAAAATTATTGCTGTAGTTACAAAAGGGGATACTCAAGTTCGAGAATTAGCAGATTATGTAATCGAAATTCCAGAAACTTCAGATGCATTATCGCCATTAGTTACAACAATTCCGTTGCAATTACTTTCTTACTACATAGCAGTTATGAGAGGTTGCAATGTTGATCAGCCTCGTAACTTAGCGAAGTCAGTTACAGTAGAATAG
- a CDS encoding TonB-dependent receptor, with protein sequence MRVYLLIMLLFSGVSFAQNTITGSVTDSNKQSIPGANVVVVGENSGASTDFDGTFKLTTNAKLPFSVKVSAIGFESKTINVTAANQKLVVLLKDEETKLDEIVVSASRTPERVIESPVTIERMGLQEIKNTTAPTFYDGLENLKEVNFNTSSISFKSINTRGFATVANTRFMQLVDGMDNSSPALNFVLGNLIGISDIDVASVELLPGASSALYGANAFNGIMFMSSKSPFTNEGISVYYKYGQTSQDAAGTNDYNDFGIRAAKAFTKHFAMKANFTYMEASEWIANDTRSMTGGSVGHAMNQNYDGLNIYGDEVTTFIPNVGQVSRTGYREQDLTDNKVQSMKADLSAHIRPWADDTEFILQYKIGTGSTIYQGANRYALKGFLMEQGKFEVKGKNFFGRVYFTSESAGDSYDMRFAAWNVNRAAKSDQEWFTNYATAYQYAGAVMGTNANESAQIARNFADYNVLPAQISFIPKPTGSPRFEPGSAQFNSALATVVANPDLTQGAKFIDHSKLYHSDVNYNFRDIIKWAEVQVGGSWRKYVMNSEGTIFTDYDGPIEYKEYGAYAQLQKKFLDDRLKFTGSLRYDKSQNFDGNISPRISFVYSAGASKKHNFRLSYQTGFRNPTTQDQYIGLDLGPFALIGSAPENLDRFQETVNVSAAGQAAGQPATIGMSGQNAYHNAYTVASVQAFAASSNPNDLQVADIGLVKPEQVQAFEAGYRTVVQNDLSVDLNAYYNIYNDFMNTARVISPYYGTVGTDPTNPAVQQTYQALAFGDRRVYQVYTNTTARVSSFGFGAGLSKKVYKDFEVGVNYNYSQFDFNQADDPDFVAGFNTPKHRIKASLGNAKVIKNLGFNVNVRWNSEYLWESSFGDGMIPENTVLDAQVNYAIPKWKSVIKVGATNLFGSDYLQVIGAGMIGQMWFASWTINP encoded by the coding sequence ATGAGAGTCTACTTGCTAATTATGTTGTTATTCAGCGGAGTATCTTTTGCGCAGAATACAATTACAGGTTCGGTTACTGACAGTAACAAGCAATCTATTCCTGGTGCCAATGTTGTTGTGGTCGGTGAAAATAGTGGTGCATCCACTGATTTTGACGGGACATTTAAATTGACAACAAATGCCAAACTCCCTTTTTCTGTTAAAGTTTCAGCCATCGGGTTTGAGTCAAAAACGATTAATGTGACAGCGGCCAATCAAAAATTGGTTGTGCTGCTTAAAGACGAAGAAACGAAATTGGATGAAATTGTAGTTTCTGCTTCAAGGACACCAGAAAGAGTAATTGAATCTCCTGTTACAATTGAACGTATGGGGCTTCAGGAAATAAAGAATACAACTGCTCCAACTTTTTATGATGGTTTAGAAAATTTAAAAGAGGTAAACTTTAATACAAGTAGTATTTCTTTTAAATCGATAAATACTCGTGGTTTTGCTACAGTAGCCAATACTCGTTTTATGCAACTGGTAGATGGAATGGATAATTCGTCTCCGGCTTTGAACTTTGTTTTGGGGAATTTGATTGGGATTTCAGATATTGATGTTGCTAGTGTAGAGCTTTTGCCGGGTGCGTCTTCAGCGTTGTATGGTGCAAATGCTTTTAATGGAATCATGTTTATGAGCAGCAAAAGTCCTTTTACAAATGAAGGGATAAGCGTTTACTACAAATATGGGCAGACTAGTCAAGATGCAGCCGGAACAAATGATTATAATGATTTCGGAATTAGAGCAGCAAAAGCTTTTACGAAACATTTTGCAATGAAGGCTAATTTTACTTATATGGAAGCTTCTGAATGGATCGCTAACGACACGAGAAGTATGACGGGAGGTTCTGTTGGGCATGCTATGAATCAGAATTATGATGGTTTGAATATTTATGGTGACGAGGTGACTACTTTTATTCCAAATGTAGGGCAGGTTAGTAGAACGGGATACCGCGAACAAGATTTAACAGATAATAAGGTTCAAAGTATGAAGGCTGATTTGAGTGCTCATATTAGACCTTGGGCAGATGATACAGAATTTATACTTCAATATAAAATTGGTACAGGAAGTACAATTTACCAAGGAGCAAATAGATATGCTTTGAAAGGTTTCTTGATGGAGCAAGGTAAATTTGAGGTAAAAGGGAAAAACTTTTTTGGAAGAGTTTATTTTACAAGCGAATCGGCTGGAGATTCATATGATATGAGATTTGCGGCTTGGAATGTTAACCGAGCAGCCAAATCTGATCAAGAGTGGTTTACAAATTATGCTACTGCATATCAATATGCTGGGGCGGTAATGGGGACTAATGCAAATGAGTCTGCTCAGATTGCGAGAAACTTTGCGGATTACAATGTATTGCCTGCGCAAATATCGTTTATTCCAAAACCGACTGGTTCACCAAGATTCGAGCCAGGGAGCGCGCAATTTAATAGTGCTTTAGCAACTGTAGTGGCAAATCCAGATTTGACTCAGGGTGCTAAATTTATTGATCATTCGAAATTATATCATTCAGATGTTAATTATAATTTTAGAGATATTATTAAATGGGCTGAAGTTCAAGTTGGAGGTTCGTGGAGAAAATATGTGATGAATTCTGAAGGAACTATTTTTACAGATTATGATGGTCCGATCGAATATAAAGAATATGGAGCTTATGCGCAATTGCAGAAAAAATTCTTAGACGATAGATTGAAGTTTACAGGATCTTTGCGTTATGATAAGAGTCAGAACTTTGATGGAAACATTTCGCCAAGAATTTCATTTGTGTATTCTGCAGGGGCATCAAAAAAACATAATTTCAGACTATCTTATCAAACAGGTTTCCGTAACCCAACTACACAAGATCAATATATTGGTCTTGATTTAGGGCCTTTTGCATTAATTGGTTCTGCTCCAGAAAACTTAGATCGTTTTCAAGAAACTGTAAATGTAAGTGCGGCAGGGCAAGCCGCAGGACAGCCAGCTACGATTGGTATGTCTGGGCAAAATGCATATCATAATGCGTATACAGTGGCTTCGGTTCAGGCTTTCGCGGCTTCATCAAATCCTAACGATCTTCAAGTTGCTGATATTGGTTTAGTGAAGCCAGAGCAAGTTCAGGCTTTCGAAGCAGGATATCGTACAGTTGTACAAAATGATTTGTCTGTAGATTTGAATGCTTATTATAATATTTACAATGATTTCATGAATACTGCTAGGGTTATTTCTCCTTATTATGGAACTGTTGGAACAGATCCGACAAACCCTGCTGTTCAGCAAACTTACCAAGCTCTTGCTTTTGGTGATAGAAGAGTGTATCAGGTTTATACCAATACAACTGCTCGAGTTTCTTCTTTTGGTTTTGGAGCTGGATTATCTAAAAAAGTTTATAAAGATTTTGAAGTAGGTGTAAATTATAACTACTCTCAATTTGATTTCAATCAAGCGGATGATCCAGATTTCGTGGCTGGATTCAACACTCCAAAACATAGAATTAAAGCTTCTTTAGGGAATGCTAAAGTGATTAAAAACTTAGGCTTTAATGTAAATGTAAGATGGAATTCTGAGTACTTATGGGAGTCTTCTTTTGGAGATGGTATGATTCCTGAAAATACAGTTTTGGATGCTCAGGTAAATTATGCTATTCCAAAATGGAAATCGGTTATTAAAGTTGGAGCAACAAACCTTTTCGGCTCAGATTATCTTCAGGTTATTGGGGCAGGTATGATTGGTCAAATGTGGTTTGCTTCATGGACGATTAATCCATAA
- a CDS encoding glycogen/starch synthase has protein sequence MKDKRILYVSSEVVPYLAENEVSLMSYDVPKMINDQGGQIRIFMPRYGNINERRHQLHEVIRLSGMNLVVNDLDMPLIIKVASIPKERIQVYFIDNDEYFKRKATFTDEEGALYPDNDERAIFFAKGVVETVKKLNWVPDIIHVHGWLAAMLPIYMKHYYKHEALFSETKIITSVYGQSFDENLDLEMINKVKFDGVPHEAVSDLETPNYENVLKASILHSDGVIIASENVSPSLTKFIESSGKPFLPFATKDAFADAYTNFYRTFGL, from the coding sequence ATGAAAGATAAGAGGATATTATACGTATCATCTGAAGTCGTGCCTTATTTGGCTGAAAATGAGGTTTCTTTAATGTCTTATGACGTTCCGAAAATGATTAATGATCAAGGCGGTCAGATAAGAATTTTCATGCCAAGATATGGGAATATCAATGAGAGAAGACACCAATTGCATGAAGTGATTAGACTTTCAGGGATGAATTTGGTAGTGAATGACTTAGACATGCCGTTGATTATTAAGGTAGCATCTATTCCGAAAGAAAGAATCCAGGTTTATTTTATCGATAACGATGAATATTTTAAACGTAAAGCCACTTTTACGGATGAAGAGGGCGCTTTATATCCTGATAATGACGAAAGAGCAATTTTCTTTGCAAAAGGTGTTGTAGAGACTGTAAAAAAATTAAACTGGGTTCCAGATATTATACATGTTCACGGCTGGCTTGCAGCTATGCTTCCAATTTATATGAAGCATTATTATAAACATGAAGCATTGTTTTCTGAAACTAAAATTATTACTTCTGTTTACGGACAATCGTTTGATGAAAATCTAGATTTAGAGATGATCAATAAAGTTAAATTTGACGGTGTTCCTCATGAGGCTGTGTCAGATTTAGAAACTCCAAATTACGAGAATGTTTTAAAAGCTAGCATCTTACATTCAGATGGGGTAATTATTGCGTCAGAAAATGTTTCTCCAAGTTTAACAAAATTTATAGAATCTTCAGGAAAACCTTTTTTACCTTTCGCCACGAAAGATGCGTTTGCTGATGCTTATACAAATTTCTACAGAACATTTGGACTTTAA
- the panC gene encoding pantoate--beta-alanine ligase, whose product MFALNFNNTSMHIFYSKAALIAYLKTIKTANSTIGFVPTMGALHQGHLALMQRSLKENDDTVVSIFVNPTQFNNPEDLAKYPRTLEEDVKKMRTLSDKIILYAPSVEDIYEGNTVSQTFDFDGLENQMEGKFRPGHFNGVGTIVKRLFEIVTPTNAYFGEKDFQQLQIVKKLVEKTELPVNIVGCPIFREENQLAMSSRNERLTAEERKDASIIYKTLTEAKEIFQNHSPQETIEFVENSFKDNKEFELEYFVIADESTLLSIDQKENDKKYRAFIAVFVNSIRLIDTISLN is encoded by the coding sequence ATGTTTGCACTAAATTTTAATAATACCTCGATGCATATTTTCTACAGTAAAGCAGCTTTGATAGCCTATCTTAAAACTATCAAAACCGCAAATTCAACTATCGGATTTGTACCAACAATGGGCGCTTTACACCAAGGACATTTGGCTTTAATGCAGCGTTCGCTAAAAGAAAACGACGACACAGTAGTGAGCATTTTTGTCAATCCAACACAATTTAACAACCCAGAAGATTTAGCAAAATATCCTAGGACACTAGAAGAAGATGTTAAGAAAATGCGTACATTAAGTGATAAAATTATTTTATACGCACCTTCTGTTGAAGATATTTATGAAGGAAATACCGTTTCGCAGACTTTTGATTTTGACGGATTAGAAAACCAGATGGAAGGAAAATTCCGTCCTGGTCATTTTAATGGCGTTGGAACAATTGTCAAAAGGCTATTCGAAATCGTAACTCCAACAAATGCTTATTTTGGAGAAAAAGATTTTCAGCAGCTTCAAATTGTCAAAAAATTAGTTGAAAAAACAGAATTGCCTGTAAACATTGTGGGATGCCCAATTTTTAGAGAAGAAAATCAACTGGCAATGAGTTCGAGAAATGAACGTTTGACAGCAGAGGAAAGAAAGGACGCTTCAATTATTTACAAAACTTTAACTGAGGCAAAAGAGATTTTCCAAAATCACAGTCCGCAAGAAACAATCGAATTTGTAGAAAATTCTTTCAAAGACAATAAAGAGTTTGAACTAGAGTATTTTGTTATTGCTGACGAATCTACACTTTTATCTATCGATCAGAAAGAGAATGATAAAAAATACCGAGCATTTATAGCCGTATTTGTTAATTCTATAAGACTGATAGACACCATTTCATTAAATTAA
- a CDS encoding alpha/beta hydrolase: MKKVYLLTLLISISSFAQKTFDNIKSEKLGEERRITIGLPASYEANKDKKYPVLYLLDGDYLFDPFSGAISYGTYWDDIPEMIIIGIHQNKDEERYDDTTIDQNEGLPFEKGAKFFEFIGAELIPYIEKKYRTSPFRLIAGHDVTASFANFYLYKEIPLFNAYICLSPELAPKMEVRIAEKFAKIKSPIFYYLSAGEGDIKKIKEPIDKLNSNIKIANNPLVNYKYDVFKGATHYTEVLHSIPSALYQIFEVYRPINSAEYNDKIAVLQEGYAEYLEKKYATMSEALGVQIPVRMSDFKVVENLILKRNAYSELGKMAEIGNVNYPKAMLGEYELGLMYEKQGDPKHASKKYQNASQMEPIGDLNKDLMYEKIDEMNTLAKKSK, encoded by the coding sequence ATGAAAAAAGTTTACCTACTGACACTTTTGATTTCAATCTCGTCGTTTGCCCAAAAAACGTTCGATAACATTAAATCAGAAAAACTAGGAGAAGAGCGTAGAATTACGATCGGACTTCCTGCTTCTTATGAAGCAAACAAAGACAAAAAATACCCTGTTCTTTATTTATTGGATGGCGATTACTTATTTGATCCGTTTTCTGGAGCCATAAGTTATGGCACTTATTGGGATGATATTCCAGAGATGATCATCATCGGAATTCATCAAAACAAAGATGAAGAACGCTACGATGATACAACAATTGATCAGAATGAAGGGCTTCCTTTTGAAAAAGGAGCAAAATTTTTCGAATTTATTGGAGCAGAATTAATTCCTTATATCGAAAAAAAATATCGCACCTCGCCTTTCAGACTTATTGCAGGTCATGATGTAACAGCGAGTTTTGCCAATTTTTATTTATACAAAGAAATTCCGCTTTTTAATGCCTACATCTGTTTAAGCCCAGAGCTTGCCCCAAAAATGGAAGTTCGTATTGCAGAGAAATTCGCAAAAATAAAAAGCCCTATTTTCTATTACCTTTCTGCTGGAGAAGGTGATATTAAAAAAATTAAAGAACCAATAGATAAATTAAACAGCAATATTAAAATCGCTAATAATCCGTTAGTGAATTATAAATATGATGTTTTCAAAGGTGCAACACATTACACAGAAGTATTGCATTCTATACCAAGTGCATTGTACCAGATTTTTGAAGTATATAGACCTATAAATTCTGCCGAATACAACGACAAAATTGCGGTTCTTCAAGAAGGTTATGCAGAATATTTAGAAAAAAAATATGCTACAATGTCTGAAGCTTTAGGAGTTCAAATTCCTGTTCGAATGAGCGATTTTAAAGTAGTAGAAAATCTTATTTTAAAAAGAAATGCCTATAGCGAACTAGGAAAAATGGCTGAAATAGGAAATGTAAATTACCCAAAAGCCATGTTGGGAGAATATGAATTAGGATTAATGTATGAAAAACAAGGTGATCCTAAACATGCTTCGAAAAAATACCAAAACGCTTCGCAAATGGAGCCAATTGGTGATTTGAACAAAGACTTGATGTATGAGAAAATTGACGAAATGAACACACTTGCTAAAAAAAGTAAATAA
- the radA gene encoding DNA repair protein RadA has product MSKVKTSFFCQNCGTQYAKWQGQCNACKEWNTIAEEIIQKQDKVAWKSEPTPTSKAPKPLKINEIDSTQEIRMDTTDNELNRVLGGGLVPGSLTLLGGEPGIGKSTLLLQVSLKLPYKTLYVSGEESQKQIKMRAERITPNSDNCYILTETKTQNIFKQIETIQPEVVIIDSIQTLHTDYIESTAGSISQIRETTAELIKFAKESNIPVILIGHITKDGNIAGPKILEHMVDTVLQFEGDRNHIYRILRSLKNRFGSTSELGIYEMLGSGLREVNNPSEILISHKDEELSGTAIATTLEGMRPLMIEIQSLVSTAVYGTPQRSTTGYNAKRLNMILAVLEKRAGFRLGAKDVFLNVTGGISVDDPAIDLAVVAAILSSNEDIPVGKGFCFAGEVGLSGEIRPVNRVDQRIQEAEKLGFDTIFVSKYNKIALKNTGIKIELVAKIEDVANILFG; this is encoded by the coding sequence ATGTCAAAAGTTAAAACTTCCTTTTTCTGCCAAAACTGCGGAACCCAATATGCCAAATGGCAAGGGCAATGCAACGCGTGCAAAGAATGGAATACGATTGCCGAAGAAATCATTCAGAAACAGGATAAAGTGGCTTGGAAAAGTGAACCTACTCCAACAAGCAAAGCACCAAAGCCTTTAAAAATTAACGAAATTGATTCTACCCAGGAAATCCGAATGGATACTACTGACAATGAATTGAATCGTGTTTTGGGTGGCGGACTTGTACCTGGATCTTTAACGCTTTTAGGCGGTGAACCCGGCATCGGAAAAAGTACACTTTTACTTCAAGTATCATTAAAATTACCTTATAAAACATTGTATGTTTCTGGAGAAGAAAGTCAGAAACAGATCAAAATGCGTGCGGAAAGAATTACGCCAAATAGCGATAACTGCTATATTCTAACTGAAACTAAAACGCAGAACATTTTCAAACAAATCGAAACCATTCAGCCTGAAGTTGTCATTATAGACTCCATTCAGACTTTGCATACCGATTATATCGAATCAACCGCAGGAAGTATTTCTCAAATTCGTGAAACCACTGCCGAACTGATCAAATTTGCCAAAGAAAGCAATATTCCAGTAATCTTAATTGGGCATATTACCAAAGACGGAAATATTGCAGGACCAAAAATCTTGGAACATATGGTAGATACCGTTCTTCAGTTTGAGGGAGACAGAAACCACATTTACCGAATTTTACGTTCGCTAAAAAACCGTTTTGGTTCAACTTCTGAACTTGGTATTTATGAAATGCTCGGAAGCGGATTACGAGAAGTTAACAATCCTTCTGAAATTCTGATTTCTCATAAAGACGAAGAGCTTTCAGGAACTGCAATTGCCACAACTTTAGAAGGCATGCGCCCGCTGATGATTGAAATTCAATCTTTGGTCAGCACCGCAGTTTACGGAACACCACAACGAAGCACAACAGGTTATAATGCAAAAAGGCTAAACATGATTTTGGCTGTTTTAGAAAAAAGAGCTGGATTCCGCTTAGGCGCAAAAGACGTTTTCCTAAATGTTACTGGTGGAATTTCTGTAGATGATCCCGCCATTGACTTGGCCGTTGTTGCGGCAATTTTATCTTCTAATGAAGATATTCCGGTTGGAAAAGGATTCTGTTTTGCTGGCGAAGTCGGACTTTCTGGCGAAATTCGTCCTGTTAATCGCGTGGATCAGCGTATTCAAGAAGCTGAAAAATTAGGTTTCGATACCATATTTGTTTCCAAATACAATAAAATTGCTTTAAAAAACACAGGAATTAAGATTGAGCTTGTTGCAAAAATTGAAGATGTTGCAAACATCCTTTTTGGCTGA
- the panD gene encoding aspartate 1-decarboxylase — protein MQIQVIKSKIHRVKVTGADLNYIGSITIDETLLEASNIIEGEKVSIVNINNGERFETYAIKGEKNSGEITLNGPAARKVQKDDIIIIISYATLDFEEAKTFKPWIIFPNENDNSLT, from the coding sequence ATGCAAATTCAAGTTATAAAATCAAAAATTCATCGTGTTAAAGTAACGGGTGCCGATTTAAATTATATTGGCAGCATTACTATTGATGAAACTTTACTAGAAGCTTCAAACATTATTGAAGGCGAAAAAGTATCTATTGTGAACATTAATAATGGCGAACGTTTTGAAACTTATGCTATTAAAGGCGAAAAAAACTCAGGTGAAATCACTTTGAATGGTCCAGCTGCAAGAAAAGTTCAGAAAGATGATATCATCATCATCATTTCTTATGCAACCTTGGATTTTGAAGAAGCGAAAACTTTCAAACCTTGGATTATTTTCCCTAACGAAAATGATAATTCGCTAACCTAA